The Verrucomicrobium spinosum DSM 4136 = JCM 18804 genome includes a region encoding these proteins:
- a CDS encoding L,D-transpeptidase family protein yields MAASWTLKTGALLVWAAAFGLSSCATGNRHQKPAAEPAKFVMYHWEGDGVQGEPSIVIYLDTQKAEFYRGKKLVGWTYVATGKPSHPTPSGKFRIIEKTPDKISNLYGKLLDVDGKVVDSDFNLSKEEVPEGHQFSPARMPMFQRLTNDGVGLHVGPIPRPGATASHGCIRVPRYMAQKFFANTAIGTPVTILAKSPDKKD; encoded by the coding sequence ATGGCTGCATCCTGGACACTGAAAACCGGTGCTCTGCTGGTTTGGGCTGCCGCATTTGGTCTCTCCTCCTGTGCTACCGGGAATCGGCATCAGAAGCCCGCCGCTGAGCCCGCCAAGTTTGTGATGTACCACTGGGAGGGGGACGGTGTGCAAGGGGAGCCCTCCATCGTCATCTATCTGGATACCCAAAAAGCAGAGTTCTACCGCGGCAAGAAGCTGGTGGGATGGACCTATGTGGCCACCGGGAAGCCTTCGCATCCCACGCCTTCCGGCAAGTTCCGGATCATCGAAAAGACGCCAGACAAGATTTCCAACCTGTACGGCAAGTTGCTGGATGTGGACGGCAAGGTGGTGGACAGCGATTTCAACCTGAGCAAGGAGGAGGTGCCGGAGGGGCACCAGTTTTCCCCCGCACGCATGCCTATGTTCCAGCGCCTTACCAATGATGGCGTAGGACTCCACGTGGGTCCTATCCCGCGCCCTGGTGCGACGGCATCCCACGGCTGCATTCGGGTGCCACGTTACATGGCCCAGAAGTTTTTCGCCAACACGGCGATCGGTACCCCGGTGACGATCTTGGCGAAGTCGCCGGACAAAAAGGATTGA
- a CDS encoding leucine-rich repeat domain-containing protein, translating to MNFRLLTGITVLSIVGLSRGADNPPAVAPAPQAPASAPAPSPAPAPAPAAAPVPAAAAPAAENKPAEPAKKPEEKKPAEAKPAEPKKDEKKQDAPKAAEAKPTEKKKDDKPAAPPQVPVFKDRNLETAVRKQVFAKRDNNEPLYATDVENISFVQGKGMKITDLSGLEQCKALAQLELANNQVKDVTPLKGLERLQFVDLAGNQVEDITALGTLKGLQYLELTGNKVKDVTPLGGIPALTSIYLSGNQIADASPLFKLPKASSLYLDDNKLTSIGGIGALKWLGMLSLKNNQIVDVAPLEPLTELRWIFLDGNKVVDLLPLQRMLKKDLDGARRFAPYLNLYLGGNPLSEDSKKVVEELKAAHLRINP from the coding sequence ATGAACTTCCGTCTCCTCACAGGAATCACCGTTTTGTCCATCGTAGGATTGTCGCGTGGTGCAGACAATCCGCCCGCGGTCGCGCCTGCTCCACAGGCACCGGCATCTGCGCCCGCACCCTCGCCTGCTCCTGCTCCTGCGCCCGCAGCGGCTCCAGTTCCAGCCGCCGCGGCTCCGGCGGCGGAGAACAAGCCTGCTGAGCCAGCCAAGAAGCCGGAAGAAAAGAAACCTGCGGAAGCCAAGCCCGCAGAGCCCAAGAAAGACGAAAAGAAGCAGGACGCCCCCAAGGCTGCGGAGGCCAAGCCGACCGAAAAGAAAAAGGATGACAAGCCTGCCGCTCCTCCGCAAGTGCCGGTCTTCAAAGACAGGAATCTGGAAACAGCGGTGCGCAAGCAGGTATTCGCCAAGCGGGACAACAATGAGCCGCTCTATGCCACCGACGTGGAGAACATCTCCTTTGTCCAAGGCAAGGGAATGAAGATCACCGACCTTTCCGGCCTGGAGCAGTGCAAGGCGCTGGCGCAACTGGAACTGGCCAACAATCAGGTGAAAGACGTCACACCGCTCAAAGGCCTGGAGCGTCTGCAGTTTGTGGATCTGGCGGGGAACCAGGTGGAGGACATCACTGCACTGGGCACCCTGAAAGGACTGCAATACCTCGAACTCACCGGCAACAAGGTGAAGGATGTCACGCCGCTGGGGGGCATTCCCGCGCTCACCTCCATCTACCTGTCCGGCAACCAGATCGCTGATGCGAGCCCTCTGTTCAAACTGCCGAAGGCATCCTCCCTTTATCTGGATGACAACAAGCTGACCAGCATCGGCGGCATCGGTGCCTTGAAGTGGCTGGGCATGCTCTCGCTCAAAAACAACCAGATCGTGGATGTGGCCCCCCTGGAGCCTCTGACGGAGTTGCGCTGGATTTTTCTGGATGGGAACAAGGTGGTGGATCTTTTGCCCTTGCAGCGGATGCTTAAAAAAGACCTCGATGGAGCCCGGCGGTTTGCTCCTTACTTGAACCTGTACTTGGGGGGGAACCCGTTGTCCGAAGATTCCAAGAAAGTGGTGGAGGAACTGAAAGCGGCCCATTTGCGGATCAATCCCTGA
- a CDS encoding metallophosphoesterase family protein has product MKRLFPVLVTLFLPSLLLSAESPPQTESPPPRKREPLIVPNVPRNELICFALYTTSSGILKMSAFLYPLIDGEERKLTLEVIRDGKWQPLSEAPVEELGWMAQFRVSPWDEAGDHRYRITHAGGSIYEGLIRRNPVDKDEIVVANFSCNGNNDRGPREDIIRNIKAQNPDLLFFAGDQSYDHKEHYAAWLLFGRQFGEICRDRPVVTIPDDHDVGHPNLWGEGGEISRVPTGSDGGYFMPVPYVNMVQRAQCGHLPDPVDPTPVKNGITVYYTSLQLGGIDFAILEDRKWKTGPAGLVPQMGPRPDHINDPNYDRQSIDVPEAQLLGARQLKFLESWTSSWNGVEMKCVLSQTPFVGTAHLHGGKADRLLADLDCNGWPQSGRNAALRAIRRGFAVHLCGDQHLSTVCQYGINAWGDAPWAFASPAIANIYPRSWDPLEKPKRHDATSALPATGDYYDGFGNKLTMRAYFNAVPENNMGVGYGIARFRKSTREITFELWKRGAVVTNDKPVTGWPVTIRQQDNYGRAPLGWLPTLRISGAKDPVVRIVEESSGETVYALRIQGSQFRPKIFNAGSYTVVVGEGEHQVTVPNVSSLPLDAPELNLEITVP; this is encoded by the coding sequence ATGAAAAGACTTTTTCCCGTCCTCGTCACGCTGTTTTTGCCCTCCCTCCTGCTCTCCGCCGAGTCTCCACCTCAAACTGAGAGTCCGCCGCCCAGAAAACGTGAGCCGCTCATCGTCCCGAATGTTCCACGAAACGAGCTCATCTGCTTCGCGCTCTACACCACCAGCAGCGGTATCCTCAAGATGTCCGCGTTCCTCTACCCCCTGATAGACGGCGAGGAGCGCAAGCTGACGCTTGAGGTGATAAGGGATGGCAAGTGGCAACCTCTCTCGGAAGCGCCCGTGGAGGAGCTGGGGTGGATGGCCCAGTTCCGCGTCTCCCCCTGGGACGAAGCCGGGGACCACCGCTACCGCATTACCCACGCGGGCGGTTCCATTTATGAAGGCCTGATCCGGCGCAATCCGGTGGACAAGGACGAGATTGTCGTGGCGAACTTTTCCTGTAATGGCAACAACGACCGCGGGCCCCGGGAGGACATCATCCGCAACATCAAGGCCCAGAATCCTGACCTGCTCTTCTTCGCCGGAGACCAGAGCTACGACCACAAGGAGCACTATGCCGCCTGGCTGCTCTTTGGCCGGCAGTTCGGGGAAATATGCCGGGACCGCCCCGTGGTGACCATTCCGGACGATCATGACGTGGGCCACCCGAACCTCTGGGGTGAAGGCGGTGAAATCTCCCGGGTCCCGACCGGCAGCGATGGCGGTTATTTCATGCCCGTGCCCTACGTGAACATGGTCCAGCGGGCCCAGTGTGGGCACCTGCCAGACCCCGTGGATCCCACCCCGGTGAAGAACGGCATCACCGTGTACTACACCTCCCTCCAGCTCGGTGGCATCGACTTCGCCATCCTCGAAGATCGCAAGTGGAAGACCGGGCCTGCGGGACTGGTGCCCCAGATGGGCCCCCGCCCGGATCACATCAACGACCCCAACTATGACCGCCAGAGCATCGACGTACCGGAGGCCCAACTGCTGGGTGCCCGCCAGCTCAAGTTCCTGGAAAGCTGGACCAGCTCCTGGAATGGTGTGGAGATGAAGTGCGTTCTTTCCCAAACCCCGTTCGTGGGTACAGCCCATCTGCATGGTGGAAAAGCGGACCGGCTCCTCGCAGATCTCGATTGCAATGGCTGGCCCCAAAGCGGGCGCAACGCCGCGCTGCGGGCGATTCGCCGGGGCTTTGCCGTGCACCTCTGCGGAGACCAGCATCTCTCCACTGTGTGCCAGTACGGCATCAACGCCTGGGGAGATGCGCCCTGGGCCTTCGCCTCCCCAGCCATCGCCAACATCTACCCGCGATCTTGGGATCCGCTTGAAAAGCCGAAGCGACACGACGCAACGTCTGCTCTCCCCGCCACAGGCGACTACTACGACGGCTTCGGCAACAAGCTCACCATGCGCGCCTACTTCAATGCCGTGCCGGAGAACAACATGGGCGTGGGCTATGGCATCGCCCGCTTCCGCAAAAGCACCCGCGAAATCACCTTCGAACTCTGGAAACGCGGTGCAGTCGTCACCAACGACAAACCCGTCACCGGGTGGCCGGTCACGATCCGCCAGCAGGACAACTACGGTCGCGCACCCTTGGGCTGGCTACCCACTTTGAGAATCTCAGGAGCCAAAGACCCCGTCGTTCGCATCGTGGAGGAATCTTCAGGCGAGACCGTCTATGCTTTGCGGATTCAGGGCAGCCAGTTTCGGCCGAAGATCTTCAACGCCGGAAGTTACACCGTTGTCGTAGGTGAAGGCGAGCATCAAGTCACGGTGCCCAATGTCAGTTCCCTGCCACTGGATGCGCCGGAACTGAATCTCGAAATCACTGTACCCTGA
- a CDS encoding putative quinol monooxygenase, whose amino-acid sequence MISLIVTVEVHPERVEEFIQYITEEAADARTKEPGCRRFEISQSVDKPNLFTLTEGYDDLAALEAHRATPHFLLFRQRADSGLILSKQSVCGNIIDA is encoded by the coding sequence ATGATCTCCCTTATTGTCACCGTTGAAGTCCACCCCGAGCGCGTGGAAGAATTCATCCAGTACATCACGGAGGAAGCCGCTGATGCCCGCACCAAGGAGCCCGGCTGCCGTCGCTTTGAAATCAGCCAGAGCGTGGACAAGCCCAACCTCTTCACGCTCACAGAAGGCTACGATGACCTGGCCGCCCTGGAGGCCCATCGCGCCACTCCGCATTTCCTGCTGTTCCGTCAGCGCGCAGATTCCGGGCTGATTCTCAGCAAGCAGTCTGTCTGCGGCAACATCATCGACGCCTGA
- a CDS encoding YqjF family protein — MYQTWSHLLFLHWEWDAAAIQRTLPSGLHVDTFGGSAWVGLVPFFMRNIRPRYLPAVPWVSYFLELNVRTYVHDDEGRPGVWFYSLDCNQPLAVWTAQTFFHLPYQHARMTAEFGTGKEIHYRCHRVGAPEGSEFRYQLGATPTLAEPGTLEFFLAERYLLFAHTPRGIFRGQVHHEPYPLVPAQVNAWDDRILQMQGFASPGRPPDHVVGSPGVDVRVYPLQG, encoded by the coding sequence ATGTACCAGACGTGGAGTCACCTGCTCTTCCTCCACTGGGAGTGGGACGCCGCGGCCATTCAGCGCACACTGCCCTCTGGGCTGCACGTGGATACCTTTGGCGGCAGCGCCTGGGTCGGCCTGGTGCCGTTCTTCATGCGGAACATCCGCCCTCGATACCTTCCTGCCGTGCCCTGGGTGAGCTATTTCCTCGAGCTCAACGTCCGCACTTATGTGCACGATGACGAAGGCCGCCCGGGGGTCTGGTTCTACTCGCTGGACTGCAACCAGCCCCTCGCCGTGTGGACGGCGCAGACTTTCTTCCACCTGCCCTACCAGCATGCCCGGATGACGGCAGAGTTTGGTACGGGGAAGGAGATTCACTACCGCTGCCACCGGGTCGGCGCTCCCGAGGGCTCTGAATTCCGTTATCAGCTGGGAGCCACCCCCACCCTTGCCGAGCCGGGCACACTGGAGTTCTTCCTGGCGGAGCGCTACCTGCTTTTTGCACACACACCACGCGGGATATTCCGCGGTCAGGTGCATCACGAGCCCTACCCCCTTGTCCCGGCGCAAGTAAATGCCTGGGACGACCGCATCCTCCAGATGCAGGGCTTTGCCAGCCCCGGTCGCCCGCCCGACCACGTCGTCGGCTCTCCGGGGGTGGATGTCCGGGTCTATCCCTTACAGGGATAA
- a CDS encoding class I SAM-dependent methyltransferase — MQATHDPDGGKGDMGFEGNIARFTGFSAHYDEVRPSPPQALAPLLCRMAAVERPRLVVDLGSGTGLSTRYWSGKADAVVGVEPSDSMREQAVQTSLPGVSYRRGFSHETGLPGGIADLVTCAQSLHWMEPEGTFKEAARLLRPGGVFAAFDYDWPPATGVWQVDQAYEQCMKTARDLERRHGVTEQLRQWEKEGHLGRMKDSGNFAYVREVLVHHVDDGTGDRLFGLATSQGHVQTLLKLGVGEDEVGLTDLRETCRTMLGNNVRPWYWSCRVRLGVTPLDCKSHIVFTSNN, encoded by the coding sequence ATGCAGGCGACGCACGACCCTGACGGCGGCAAAGGTGACATGGGATTCGAGGGGAACATCGCCCGGTTCACGGGATTCTCCGCCCACTATGATGAGGTGCGCCCTTCGCCTCCGCAGGCACTGGCACCCTTGCTGTGTCGCATGGCGGCCGTCGAGCGGCCCCGGCTTGTGGTCGATCTGGGTTCAGGCACCGGCTTGTCCACCCGCTACTGGTCGGGCAAGGCAGATGCGGTGGTCGGGGTGGAGCCGTCCGACAGCATGCGGGAGCAGGCCGTGCAGACGTCTCTGCCGGGAGTGAGCTATCGCCGGGGCTTCTCCCATGAGACGGGGTTGCCGGGAGGCATCGCGGACTTGGTGACGTGTGCCCAGTCGTTGCATTGGATGGAGCCGGAAGGGACCTTTAAGGAAGCGGCCCGGCTGCTGCGCCCCGGCGGGGTCTTCGCCGCCTTTGACTATGACTGGCCTCCGGCCACAGGAGTCTGGCAGGTGGACCAGGCTTATGAGCAATGCATGAAGACCGCGCGCGATCTGGAGCGACGTCACGGCGTGACGGAGCAACTCCGGCAGTGGGAGAAGGAGGGGCACCTGGGACGCATGAAAGACTCCGGGAACTTTGCCTACGTGCGGGAGGTGCTGGTGCATCACGTGGATGACGGCACGGGGGATCGCCTCTTCGGGCTCGCCACCAGCCAGGGCCATGTGCAGACCCTGCTGAAGCTCGGTGTCGGGGAGGATGAGGTAGGGCTCACCGACTTACGCGAGACCTGCCGGACGATGCTGGGAAACAACGTCCGGCCTTGGTACTGGAGCTGCCGGGTGAGACTGGGCGTGACGCCGCTGGATTGCAAAAGCCATATTGTATTCACTTCCAACAATTGA
- a CDS encoding FAD-dependent oxidoreductase: MKLPLAYLALTLLSVLPLAGQELVQTDLVIYGGTSAGVVAAVQAAKMGRSVALIEPGQHFGGMSVEGLGGSDIDNHKPFQNSPAVGGLTLQFYRKAARRYGKLAEFDEMLRTGEKKPALWRFESHVAEEVFSTWMKEFPRIRLFPGTRLADAGGAVKEGPRLVALKAEGGQEFRGRMFIDATYEGDLLAAAGVSTTVGREGNAKYGETLNGIRANTTYNQFSVRVDPYKTPGDPSSGLIACIQDGVVGEHGAGDESIQAYCFRLCLTKDPANRIPFAKPAGYNPEDYEIYRRYVKAGGKLWKPGPALPNGKTDLGSWHDLSGNLIGWNHEWPTASYARRQELLKRSLTFIQGLCWFSANDPSVPEDVRQAWSQWGVCKDEFQDHGGWPRMLYVRNGRRMISDFVLTEAHGRKENQVAVEDAVALVWWPFDLHNARRIVKGGAAWNEGTVFGGYKWAPFGVSYRSVVPKAAECVNLLTPTCPSSSYVAYGAIRLEWTFMVMGQSVATAAVLAMDSGVPVQQLDYQELKLRLEKDAQVLDVP; the protein is encoded by the coding sequence ATGAAACTTCCTCTTGCTTACCTTGCTCTGACCCTGCTGTCTGTACTGCCCCTGGCCGGGCAGGAGTTGGTCCAGACGGATCTCGTCATCTATGGCGGCACCAGCGCCGGGGTGGTGGCGGCAGTGCAGGCGGCCAAGATGGGGCGCAGCGTGGCCTTGATCGAGCCTGGCCAGCACTTCGGCGGGATGAGTGTGGAGGGACTGGGGGGATCGGACATCGACAACCACAAGCCCTTTCAGAACAGTCCTGCAGTGGGAGGGCTGACGCTCCAGTTCTACCGTAAGGCGGCGCGCAGATACGGGAAACTGGCGGAGTTCGATGAAATGCTCAGAACGGGGGAAAAGAAACCGGCACTGTGGCGTTTTGAGTCGCATGTGGCGGAGGAGGTGTTCTCCACCTGGATGAAGGAGTTCCCAAGGATCCGGCTGTTTCCGGGAACCCGGCTGGCAGACGCAGGCGGCGCGGTGAAGGAGGGGCCGCGTCTTGTGGCGCTCAAGGCGGAAGGTGGCCAGGAATTTCGGGGCCGGATGTTCATTGATGCCACTTATGAAGGCGACCTGCTGGCGGCGGCTGGCGTGAGTACCACGGTAGGCCGGGAGGGCAATGCCAAGTATGGGGAGACGCTGAACGGCATCCGTGCCAACACGACCTACAATCAGTTCTCCGTGCGGGTGGATCCTTACAAGACGCCTGGGGACCCATCCAGTGGCCTGATTGCCTGCATTCAAGACGGGGTGGTGGGCGAGCATGGCGCAGGAGATGAGAGCATCCAGGCCTACTGCTTCAGGCTCTGTCTCACGAAGGATCCCGCCAACCGCATTCCCTTTGCCAAGCCTGCTGGCTACAACCCCGAGGATTACGAGATCTACCGGCGCTATGTGAAGGCAGGGGGGAAACTCTGGAAGCCCGGCCCGGCCCTCCCCAACGGCAAGACGGATCTGGGCTCCTGGCATGATCTCTCCGGCAACCTGATCGGCTGGAATCACGAATGGCCCACGGCCAGCTACGCGCGCCGGCAGGAGTTGTTAAAGCGCAGCTTGACCTTCATCCAGGGGCTCTGCTGGTTCTCCGCCAATGACCCAAGCGTGCCTGAGGATGTGCGGCAAGCCTGGTCCCAATGGGGCGTGTGCAAAGACGAGTTTCAGGATCACGGCGGCTGGCCGCGCATGTTATACGTGCGCAACGGGAGGCGCATGATTAGCGACTTTGTGCTTACTGAGGCGCATGGACGGAAGGAGAACCAGGTGGCGGTGGAGGACGCTGTCGCGCTGGTCTGGTGGCCGTTTGATCTCCACAACGCCCGCAGGATCGTGAAGGGCGGAGCGGCCTGGAATGAAGGCACGGTGTTTGGTGGGTACAAGTGGGCTCCTTTTGGTGTGAGCTATCGCTCCGTGGTGCCCAAGGCCGCAGAATGCGTGAATCTGCTCACGCCCACCTGCCCCTCCTCCAGCTATGTGGCGTACGGGGCTATCCGCCTGGAGTGGACCTTCATGGTGATGGGTCAGTCTGTGGCCACAGCTGCCGTGCTGGCCATGGACAGCGGGGTGCCGGTGCAGCAGCTGGACTATCAGGAGCTCAAACTGCGCCTTGAGAAGGACGCGCAGGTGTTGGACGTTCCCTGA
- a CDS encoding PEP-CTERM sorting domain-containing protein (PEP-CTERM proteins occur, often in large numbers, in the proteomes of bacteria that also encode an exosortase, a predicted intramembrane cysteine proteinase. The presence of a PEP-CTERM domain at a protein's C-terminus predicts cleavage within the sorting domain, followed by covalent anchoring to some some component of the (usually Gram-negative) cell surface. Many PEP-CTERM proteins exhibit an unusual sequence composition that includes large numbers of potential glycosylation sites. Expression of one such protein has been shown restore the ability of a bacterium to form floc, a type of biofilm.), which translates to MRWHCLRLFLIPTLIVVSTTLKAATVLYSHEGATDPTTEGWAKSASGATTIVTSAYTDTADSNRESWRIYDPGEASGGTGLYYQAVLTAPKTADILSTGWEYNATLKVPTLDPNENTAWSTGSNTWVGFLAANDGLGNRRAWALMFGRNATGGTVVSLFGGTSRTLDPGYHDYSMVYDPTTKLATVSIDGEVWLTNYAGSNQGAAAGSNLVYWGDNNSQSASQTARAAYYESVEFIQYSTAPEPGRMLLFSSALVVWAMRRRRG; encoded by the coding sequence ATGCGATGGCACTGCCTGCGGTTGTTCCTGATCCCGACTCTGATAGTTGTTTCCACAACCCTCAAGGCGGCCACAGTCCTGTACTCCCACGAGGGAGCCACTGATCCTACGACGGAAGGCTGGGCCAAAAGCGCGAGTGGGGCCACCACCATCGTCACCTCCGCCTACACGGACACGGCGGACAGCAACAGGGAGTCCTGGCGCATCTACGATCCGGGTGAGGCATCGGGAGGCACTGGTCTGTACTATCAAGCCGTCCTCACCGCCCCAAAGACTGCCGACATCCTGAGCACGGGGTGGGAATACAACGCCACCCTCAAGGTGCCCACGCTTGATCCCAACGAAAACACCGCCTGGAGCACAGGCAGCAACACCTGGGTTGGTTTTCTGGCGGCCAATGACGGGCTGGGCAACCGGCGCGCCTGGGCACTGATGTTTGGCCGCAATGCCACGGGCGGCACAGTTGTTTCCCTCTTTGGAGGCACAAGCAGGACATTGGACCCAGGGTATCACGACTACTCCATGGTGTATGATCCCACCACAAAACTCGCCACAGTCTCCATAGACGGCGAAGTCTGGCTCACCAACTATGCGGGCAGCAATCAAGGGGCCGCCGCAGGCTCAAACCTGGTCTATTGGGGCGACAACAACTCGCAGTCCGCCAGCCAGACGGCGCGGGCCGCCTACTACGAATCGGTCGAGTTCATCCAGTATTCCACCGCCCCGGAACCCGGGCGCATGCTCCTGTTCAGTTCCGCTTTGGTGGTCTGGGCGATGCGCCGTCGCAGGGGATAG
- a CDS encoding Atu2307/SP_0267 family LLM class monooxygenase, with translation MQIGIDSFVATSTNTTSGNAISPAERLGNLLEEITLADETGLDAFGIGEHHRSEFLDSAPAVILAAAAARTQRIRLNSAVTVLSAADPVRVFQEFATLDLISKGRAELVVGRGSFTEAFPLFGLNVRDYDSLFAEKLELLLKLRAEPHVTWAGRHRAPLTGQGVYPRPFQDSIPIWLGVGGTPASFVRAGTLGLPLMVAIIGGDPRHFRPLIDLYRQAGKEAGHKPEVLKVGLHCLGFVGQTTAAAKDDFFPGYAESFTRIGKERGWPPTTRAQFEAVAGPNGALLIGDPGTVAEKVVRLSKDLGGISRLNFQMTVAAVPHEKMLESIRLLGTEVAPRVR, from the coding sequence ATGCAAATCGGGATCGACAGCTTCGTGGCAACGTCCACCAATACCACCTCCGGCAACGCCATCTCTCCAGCCGAGAGGCTGGGCAACCTGCTTGAGGAAATCACCCTCGCGGACGAGACCGGTCTGGATGCCTTTGGCATTGGCGAGCACCATCGCAGTGAGTTCCTGGATTCTGCACCCGCCGTCATCCTGGCGGCCGCAGCCGCTCGCACCCAGCGCATTCGCCTGAACAGCGCCGTCACCGTGCTCAGCGCAGCCGATCCTGTCCGTGTGTTTCAGGAGTTCGCGACTCTTGACCTCATTTCGAAAGGACGCGCAGAGCTGGTGGTAGGACGAGGCTCTTTCACGGAGGCGTTTCCTCTCTTCGGTCTCAATGTGCGAGACTATGACTCGCTTTTTGCCGAGAAACTCGAACTGTTGTTAAAGCTGCGTGCGGAGCCCCATGTCACATGGGCCGGACGGCATCGCGCCCCTCTCACAGGGCAGGGCGTCTATCCTCGCCCCTTTCAGGATTCCATCCCCATCTGGCTGGGTGTCGGTGGCACTCCGGCCTCCTTTGTCCGAGCGGGCACACTGGGCCTTCCGTTGATGGTAGCCATCATCGGAGGCGACCCTCGGCATTTCCGTCCCCTGATAGATCTCTATCGGCAGGCAGGAAAGGAGGCGGGGCACAAACCAGAAGTGCTCAAGGTGGGGCTGCATTGCCTCGGGTTCGTGGGTCAAACCACCGCCGCTGCCAAAGACGATTTCTTCCCCGGCTATGCGGAGTCCTTCACCCGCATCGGCAAGGAGCGCGGATGGCCCCCAACCACGCGCGCGCAGTTTGAAGCGGTGGCCGGACCGAATGGAGCCCTGCTCATCGGCGATCCCGGCACCGTGGCAGAGAAGGTCGTCCGGCTCAGCAAGGATCTGGGCGGAATTTCCCGGCTGAACTTTCAGATGACCGTGGCTGCGGTGCCCCATGAGAAGATGCTGGAGTCCATTCGACTGCTTGGGACAGAGGTCGCGCCGCGAGTGAGGTAG
- a CDS encoding pyridoxal-phosphate-dependent aminotransferase family protein produces MRDHVKLFIPGPVEVSPDTYAAMSAPMIGHRSKDFQNLYAEIHEKLQVLFGTKQLVFLSTSSAFGVMEGAVRNLVKKKVLNCCCGAFSDKWHDVSLRCGKQAEALKVPWGQAILASQVEERLATGEFDAVTLVHSETSTGVLSPVEEIAKLKAKFPDVLFIVDTVSSFTTVPMNFDELGIDVLLTGSQKAFAMPPGLGLFTASEAAYERAATIADRGYYFDFLEFKANGEKSMTPSTPCISLIYGLRHQLNKFFAEGLENRYARHARLNGQVHDWVAKHGFEHFAAEGYRTKGLTCVKNNKEIDVSAFVSNLKKKHKFIIDGGYGKIKGTTFRISNMGDETDESIGELIAALDDTLGSL; encoded by the coding sequence ATGCGAGACCACGTCAAACTCTTCATTCCCGGACCCGTAGAAGTCTCTCCTGACACCTACGCGGCCATGTCCGCTCCGATGATTGGTCATCGCAGCAAGGACTTCCAAAATCTGTACGCTGAGATTCATGAGAAGCTGCAGGTCCTTTTCGGAACCAAGCAACTGGTGTTTCTGAGCACCTCCTCCGCTTTCGGCGTCATGGAAGGCGCGGTGCGGAACCTGGTGAAGAAGAAGGTGCTGAACTGCTGCTGCGGCGCGTTCTCCGACAAGTGGCACGACGTTTCCCTCCGTTGCGGAAAGCAGGCAGAGGCACTCAAAGTGCCTTGGGGCCAGGCCATTCTTGCTTCTCAGGTGGAGGAAAGGCTCGCCACCGGCGAGTTTGATGCTGTGACCCTGGTGCATAGCGAGACCTCCACGGGAGTCCTCAGCCCGGTGGAAGAGATCGCCAAGCTCAAGGCGAAGTTCCCGGATGTTCTTTTCATTGTGGATACGGTTTCGTCCTTCACGACAGTGCCGATGAACTTCGACGAGTTGGGCATCGATGTGCTGCTCACGGGCAGTCAGAAGGCTTTCGCCATGCCGCCCGGCCTGGGACTCTTCACAGCCAGTGAAGCGGCCTATGAGCGTGCCGCCACGATCGCTGATCGCGGCTACTACTTCGACTTCCTAGAGTTCAAGGCCAACGGTGAGAAAAGCATGACGCCCAGTACGCCGTGCATCTCGCTTATCTACGGCCTGCGTCACCAGCTCAACAAGTTCTTCGCCGAAGGGTTGGAGAACCGGTACGCCCGCCACGCCCGCCTCAACGGCCAGGTGCATGATTGGGTCGCCAAGCACGGTTTTGAGCACTTCGCCGCAGAGGGCTATCGAACCAAGGGGCTGACCTGTGTGAAGAACAACAAGGAAATCGATGTCTCTGCGTTCGTGAGCAACCTCAAGAAGAAGCACAAGTTCATTATTGATGGCGGCTATGGCAAAATCAAAGGGACGACATTCCGCATCTCCAACATGGGTGACGAGACCGATGAATCCATCGGCGAGCTGATCGCTGCGTTGGACGACACTCTCGGTTCTCTGTAA